From a region of the Phaseolus vulgaris cultivar G19833 chromosome 6, P. vulgaris v2.0, whole genome shotgun sequence genome:
- the LOC137833379 gene encoding cytochrome b561 and DOMON domain-containing protein At5g47530-like: MTFTANIVFFFTFLIAIIVPITSQPCNSYRFSNNIKYAACEDLPVLESSLHWNYHPSSGIVDVAFNKANAKDSSWVAWAINPISKGMVGSQSFVAVHKSNGTIKAYTSPITSYATMLQEGNLSFSVYSLSTSYTNGGIIIFATFQLPPNKTVVNHAWQEGLVSEDGTLKAHSFSRSNLQSYGTIDFISGKVSKSDGDVNSRTMLRNVHGILNTVSWGIMMPIGVMMGRYLKVVDGLGSTWFHLHRACQSLSFLIGIVGFGTGLYIGNHSGIHHAPHRCVGITLMCLASAQVLVVVCLRPKKDHKYRIFWNIFHYIVGYATIALAIWNVLKGFDILNAHNVWKNSYVGIIISLAVTAVILEVTTWIWICNKKRAKNSQDHVAIGEQLT; the protein is encoded by the exons ATGACTTTCACTGCAAATATAGTGTTCTTCTTCACTTTTCTAATTGCCATTATTGTCCCTATCACTTCACAGCCATGCAACTCATACAG GTTTTCAAACAACATTAAGTATGCGGCTTGTGAGGATTTGCCCGTTCTTGAATCCTCATTGCATTGGAACTACCATCCATCATCAGGTATAGTTGATGTTGCATTCAACAAAGCCAACGCAAAGGATTCAAGTTGGGTTGCATGGGCCATAAACCCTATCTCAAAGGGCATGGTGGGTTCACAATCATTCGTGGCCGTTCATAAATCAAATGGGACCATCAAAGCATATACATCACCGATAACAAGTTATGCGACGATGCTACAAGAGGGAAATCTCAGTTTTTCGGTTTATAGTCTTTCTACGTCATACACAAATGGTGGCATCATCATCTTTGCGACTTTTCAACTTCCCCCCAACAAGACTGTGGTAAACCATGCTTGGCAAGAGGGTCTGGTTTCTGAAGATGGCACTCTCAAGGCTCACTCCTTTTCACGCTCTAATCTTCAATCCTATGGAACCATCGATTTCATATCTGGCAAGGTTTCTAAATCTGATGGAGATGTGAACTCACGAACCATGTTAAGAAAT GTTCATGGAATTTTGAATACCGTGAGTTGGGGAATAATGATGCCGATTGGAGTGATGATGGGTCGTTACTTGAAGGTGGTGGATGGTTTGGGAAGCACTTGGTTTCACTTGCATCGAGCATGCCAATCACTATCCTTCTTGATCGGCATTGTTGGCTTTGGAACTGGTTTGTATATTGGAAACCACTCTGGGATTCATCATGCTCCTCATCGATGCGTTGGAATCACTCTAATGTGTCTTGCATCTGCACAAGTTCTTGTTGTTGTGTGTTTGAGGCCTAAGAAGGATCACAAATATAGAATATTTTGGAACATTTTTCATTACATAGTTGGTTATGCAACTATTGCATTGGCCATATGGAACGTCTTGAAAGGTTTTGACATTTTGAATGCTCACAATGTGTGGAAGAATAGCTATGTGGGCATAATCATATCTTTGGCTGTAACTGCTGTCATTTTGGAGGTCACAACATGGATTTGGATTTGCAACAAAAAGAGGGCCAAGAACTCTCAAGACCATGTTGCCATTGGTGAACAACTGACATAG